GCTGGATTCGGAAAGGCAACCAAACGATCGCTTTCAAAGGCAGCGGGTGGTATTTTCGAGATAACCGTCTGGCCGCTCAACACCCATACCTCAGGGTCGAATTGAGCACTGTCTGCACTGAACGGTAATTGCACCGTAAAGCGTTGACCACTATATGTGTGTTCGAAGACAAGGGTGGTGTCAGTTGTTGCATTCGTGAACCGCATAGGGATCGGCATTTCGAAGAAAGGAACACTGGGATGCGAAGTGGTCTGGTTCACTTCCACGGTTACCGTGTTATCCATGTTCTGGCTCCAGCGGATCTTGTAGATCGGATACCCTTCACCGACATACCAATCCGCAAAGAACTCGGTGAGATCCATACCGCTTGCTGCTTCCAAATGCGCTTTCAGTTGCGGAGTTCGTGCACTTCCGTATTGCAAGGCAGGATCTGATAGATAATTGCGGCAACCGGCGTAGAAGGCGTCATCTCCGCATACCCAACGCAGCATGTGGACCAGAAACCCACCTTTCGCATACGTGAGTCTTCCGCTGAATAAGCGCTGTATGGATGTTGTGTCCTGCACGCGCACACTGCCATCAGGTCTGCTCGTGATATTATCCCGTTGGCTGTATTTGAAGGGTAACCATTTTTCCGGTGCCAGGTGTTCGTAGCAGAGACCACTCAAATACGTGGCGAACCCTTCATTCAACCAGAGGTCTTCCCATGATCCACAGGTTACTTTATCCCCGAACCATTGGTGCGCTAATTCATGCGCCATCAGCTCGAAACTGAATCCACCCATGAAGCTCATGGTCTGGTGCTCCATACCGCCGCCATAGTTGAATTGCGCATGTCCATATTGCTCGTTCGCAAAGGGGTATTCACCAAATAGATTACTGTACAACTGCATCTGCGCGATCAACATCGGGGTGTCATCCGTAGCCGCCAGACTATCTTCCGGATAAACATAATTCTGTACTTCAATTACTCTGTCCTGGAGCTGAACAAAGTCACTGTACACCGCATAATTGGTAGTGGCGAATGCTACTAGGTAATGGGCGATGGGATAGCGGTGACGCCAATGAAAACGCACTGACTCATTGCCTAAGGAATCTTGAGAAATAAGCAGACCGTTACTCGCGACGCGCTGACCGTTGGGTACCGTAACGTACATATCCGATGAATCTGCTTTGTCCTCAAGGTCTTCCTTGCACGGCCACCAATCGCTCGCTCCGTACGGTTCGCTCAAGGTCCAAAGTACCGGTGTGCCGCTGTGGGTGGCTTGGTTGAAGGAGCCCAGACCAGCAACCGGTGGAATGCCCGACCATGAGATGGTGATCGAATCCAGAACACCCTCTGCAATGGGTTGCGGCAATGCAATGGCCAATAGGTCATTATCCGATACTCCCGAAAGCGGTGTATCGTGGTAATTGATAGAGTCCACGTTCAGGTCACTGCTCAGGTCGAAGACCAAAGTGGTTAATTCAGAAGTTGACCTGAATACATGGGTGATGGTGCCCTCGATAGTGCGAACCGCAGGATCAACATGGAGATCCATTCGGTGGTACGTCATGTCGTAACCACGCGGTGTCAATATCCGGTCATCTTTGATCCATCCCAGATGTCCGCGTGATTCTGTTTCCGCGATCTCATGGATCTCGCACTTATCGTAACATACTTGAGCGGACAGAAAATGCGCTGTGAACAAGCTCAGGACGATGATCAGGGTGCGCATGTGCCGGGTTCCACGAAGTTACGATGATCCATCCCGGTACCCAAGAAGACTGCTCAGAATACGCTGCTCACCACCTGCTTCACCGCGTCACTTTTTCCCATGGTATAGTAATGGA
The nucleotide sequence above comes from Flavobacteriales bacterium. Encoded proteins:
- a CDS encoding T9SS type A sorting domain-containing protein, with translation MRTLIIVLSLFTAHFLSAQVCYDKCEIHEIAETESRGHLGWIKDDRILTPRGYDMTYHRMDLHVDPAVRTIEGTITHVFRSTSELTTLVFDLSSDLNVDSINYHDTPLSGVSDNDLLAIALPQPIAEGVLDSITISWSGIPPVAGLGSFNQATHSGTPVLWTLSEPYGASDWWPCKEDLEDKADSSDMYVTVPNGQRVASNGLLISQDSLGNESVRFHWRHRYPIAHYLVAFATTNYAVYSDFVQLQDRVIEVQNYVYPEDSLAATDDTPMLIAQMQLYSNLFGEYPFANEQYGHAQFNYGGGMEHQTMSFMGGFSFELMAHELAHQWFGDKVTCGSWEDLWLNEGFATYLSGLCYEHLAPEKWLPFKYSQRDNITSRPDGSVRVQDTTSIQRLFSGRLTYAKGGFLVHMLRWVCGDDAFYAGCRNYLSDPALQYGSARTPQLKAHLEAASGMDLTEFFADWYVGEGYPIYKIRWSQNMDNTVTVEVNQTTSHPSVPFFEMPIPMRFTNATTDTTLVFEHTYSGQRFTVQLPFSADSAQFDPEVWVLSGQTVISKIPPAAFESDRLVAFPNPAMDQLSVYVGMALHGTVTVTVSDPSGRVVLSRSVQIRQGQLDLNVQHLASGVYHLGITSEDRSAVVQFVKQ